CATCTCCTCCGGCAATCACAAATCGCTCAACATCCTGGCTTTCAGCCGCCGCCTGCTCCATATCGGCAGTGGAAGAAGCTCGATGGACGCAGACTTCATACCCGCTTTCCTGGAATATGCGGATGACAGTATCCAGTTGTGACGTTAATTTTCGCCGCCCGGCGTAAGGATTATAGACCAAACGTAAGCGCTGACCTTTCATAATCTAAATAATCGACTCCTTATCCTTATCAAACGGATATTTACAATAGGCATTACAAGGCTATTTTCCTAAGACTTTAAGTTTTCAGGGTTCAAGTCCTCAAGTTCAGGTAAAACGAAGCGCCCGTCTTTGCGAATTAAAGTTCCGTCAAAATACATTTCTCCGCCGCCATAGTCCGCTCTTTGAATACAAACCAGATCCCAATGAACTGCCGATTTATTGCCATTATTGCATTCATCGTAACAAGACCCTGGAGTAAAGTGAAAACTCCCATCGATTTTTTCATCAAAAAGTGTGTCTTTCATAGGAGTGCTAATGAATGGATTCACTCCTATAGCAAATTCTCCGATAAACCGTGCCCCTTCATCCGTATTGAAAACCGACTCTATCCGTTCTGTATCGTTGGCTGTTGCCTTAACGATTTTTCCCTTTTCAAAATTCAAGACAATATTATTATAAGCAAATCCTTGGTAAAGGGAAGGTGTATTATAGCTGATCTGTCCATTGACGGATTCCTTTAAAGGAGCACTGAATATTTCTCCGTCGGGAATATTCAAATGACCATCGCACTTTATGGCAGGCATGCCTTTAATAGAGAATTCCAAATCCGTTCCAGGACCAACAATATGTACTCGATCCGTTTTCTCCATCAAAGCTTTTAACGGGTCCATGGCCACGGACATTTTCGAGTAATCCAGATTGCAGACATTGAAGTAAAAATCTTCAAAGCCCTCAATACTCGTATTGGCTAACTGAGCCATAGCTGCATTAGGATATCTTAATACACACCAGCGGGTATGGGGAACGCGCTGTTCCGAATGAACGGCCTTTTGATAGTGGGAAGTATAGATTTTCAAGCATTCGCTGGGAACGTCTGCCCACTCGTTGACATTCTCTCCGCCCCGAATGCCGATATAAGCCTGCATCTCTTTCATACGGGCTAAATCCCAGCGTGTCATGGCCTGAGCTTGCTCCACAGAGAATTCTTTTAATAGTTCCCGTTGTAGGGTATGATTAATAGTAGACACAAAGGGCAATCCCCCCGCCCGATAGGCATAACCAACGAGGGCTTGGGCAAGAGGAATATCCGGTCCTGTCACTTCAATCAATATCTTTTCCCCAGGTTGAAGGGCAATTGAATAATTAATTAATGAGTCTGCAAGTTTTTCGATACGAGGATCTTTCACGTTTGGGCCTCCTTATTAGCATTATGGATCGACTATTGAGCATTATTATTATTCTTCACAGTACATAATTTTCCTTTTTATTAGGAGAATTATGTTAAAAGTATGTTCACTCAATGAATTTTTACTCCAATTTCATATTTAAAAACATAACTGGAGGAATTATGAATACACCACCGGCACTCTGGGAATATCGTTTAGGACCAGACGACTCTGGCCAAAAATATTTATCCATCCTTCTCCACAAATTTCACTTTTCCATTAAACTGTTAAACAGGCTGAAGAAAGGGGAACGAGTTTGGGTCAATGGCAAATTCACATATTTAACCTCTCGGGGCAAAGAAGGGGATCTGTTATCCGTTGAACTTTTTCCCGATGAAGAGGCTACCATCAAGGGTGAAGACCTGCCCCTTGATATTCTTTTTGAAGACGAATACTTGTTGGCAGTCAACAAACCCGTGGGACAAGTGGTTCATCCAAACAACCGCTATCCTACGCAAACCTTAGGTAATGCCGTCATCGGTCATTGGGAACGCAGAGGAGAAAATCGCTTGTTTCGTCCCATTCACAGGATTGACCGCAATACTTCAGGAGTGGTTGTTATCGCCAAAAATCAATTCGCTCATCAACAACTGGCATGGCAGCTGGAACGCGGACATATCCATAAACGCTACCATGGTTTTGTTCAGGGAGTGGTAGCTGAAAATGAAGGAACTATCGACGATTCTATTGGGTTTGCTCCCAACAGCTTTATCAAACGTCAGATTGATCCCAACGGTATCTCGGCCCGCACTTGTTTTCGGGTTCTTCACCGTTACCCTACGGCAACCTTTCTTGAGTTTATCTTAGAAACCGGCCGTACTCATCAAATCCGTGCCCACTGTGAGGGCTTTGGCCATCCCTTGCTCGGAGATGACCTTTATGGAGGAGATACAACCTTTCTTACCCGCCATGCCTTGCACTCTTCAATGTACGCATTTCTCCATCCTGCAACGGGACTCCCTATCATCATCAGAGCTCCTTTTCCTAAGGATCTTCGTGATTTGCTTATCCACTTGAAAGATTTTGTAACGGCATAAAAGCCGCCAACCCATTCAAAATTGATGGGCGGAGGCTTCAATTGTCTCTGCTAACGTTTTCGTAATAAATCCCTTATTTCTGTAAGAAGCTCTACCTCCGGACTTGGAACTGCCGGGGAAGGAGCTTCTTCCTTCTTTCTTTTCAGGGAATTCATGAGTTTTACCAACAAAAATATGGCGGCGGCTATAATCAGAAAGTCCAATGTCGTCTGAATAAAGGTGCCGATGTTCATTGTTACAGCCTCTTGTATGACCTTTCCCGAAGCATCCGTCACCGGATCTTTAAGCTTAAGCTTGATATCGGTAAATTTTACTCCTCCCACAACCAGTCCAATGGGAGGCATGATAATATCAGCAACCAGAGAGGATACAATTTTGCCGAAAGCGCCTCCAATGATCACACCGACTGCTAAATCCACAACATTACCCTTGGTTGCGAACTCCTTAAATTCCTTGAGAAAACTCATCCTATCACTCCTTAACAGCTGAGGTAATACTAGTTTGCCCCAAATTCCAGTCTATCCACGGATTAATTTAGACTGGTTTTTAAAAAATTGGGAAACATAACATAAAGCTGTCACATAAGGAGGGAATTCAAATGACTTTTTTTCAAAAAATCCTCTGGAGAATTACTAAAATAAGAAATTGGCTGATGCTGAGGTTCATAGTGCTCCGCAAACGCTGGAAAGTATGAGGCTTTGGCTCTTAGTCCTGTTCAGTTAATACCAAAGGACCGTCCTTGCCAATAGCGATAGTATGTTCATACTGAGCGGAAAGGCTGCCGTCTATCGTCCTGGCTGTCCAATGATTCGAATCAATCTTAAGGCGATAGGAACCAATATTAATCATCGGTTCAATGGTAAAGACCATCCCTTCACGTAGTCTCTCTCCTCGATGAGGGCGGCCGAAATGAGGAACTTGTAAATCTTCATGCATTATCTTCCCAATGCCATGGCCCATAAAGTCACGGACAACTGAGTAGCCTTCGGCTTCCGCATGGCTTTGGATGGCATGAGAAACATCTCCAATTCGATTGCCTATAACTGCAGCTTCAATACCTAAGTAGAGGCATTCCTTAGTAACCTTCAGCAATCGTTCTGCGTCTTGAGATAACTTACCTACAGGATACGTCCAGGCAGAGTCAGCAAGCCACCCGCCCAGGTTAACAACCATATCAATTCCGACAATATCACCCTCCTTGAGAGGTTCTTTAGTGGGAAATCCATGGCAAATTTCATCATTGACAGACGCACAGGTAGCATAGGGATACCCCTTATATCCTTTTTGCTCAGGGGTTGCACCATGGGAACGAATAAACTTTTCCGCAAAGTTATCGATTTCCCAGGATGTGATCCCCGGACGAATTAAGGAACGGAGTTCTCTGTGGCAGGCAGTCAAAACCTTAGCTGCATCAGCCATAAGTTCAATTTCTTTTTCAGTTTTGATAATTACCAATGTTAGTGTCCTCCTCAATATGATCCTAAATCTTAGGCTACCCATATCTTATCATTACAAACATTAAGATGATAATGGTTTTTTGGAGTTTTTCAGGATAGCCTACCATGCCGCTGATGCGGAACGCCAGCAGAGGATGAAACGAGTGTGCTTCCAGGGTCGGGCAGCTTCGCCACATCCGTGCAAGTAAGTTAATTCGTGCGAAGACAGTGTCTTCGTACCGCAGCATTCCGAGGCTCGCCCATTCGCGGCTGCGAGCTCCGCCAAACCTCCGGGTAGTTCCTGGTGTAAACCAGGCTCCGCAATCCCCGCAGCCGCTTGTGGGCTTATACCGCCTCTCCATGCAATGGGTTCGCTCCTGTGGACGAAACTGCCCTGCCTTTCTTGTCTATGGATTCTTTAGATGCATGTTTTTCGGGTCTTTATCAGGGTGACAAAGAGAGGAGCTGTTGCGAATTTTGCAACAGCTCTTTATTAATCAATTCTAAGCTTTTTGAGGATTTCCTTGAAACAGTCTCATAATCAGCTTTAGAGCTTCACTAAATATTACAATACTAAAGGTAAACCCTATCATCTTAACCCACAAAGTTAAATCCAGCGGCACGGTTTTGAATACTTCTCCGCCAAATTGTGTTACCAGGACCTGAATGAAGAAGGTCAAGATGATGACTCCCACCATCATTTTATTTTTAAGCAGATTTGGGAAAATGCTTCTGACGCCAAACTCCCGGCTGTTAAAGGCATTCCAGAGCTGGAACAAGACAAAGGAAGTAAACACGATAGTTGATTGCTGAGCTTCTGTACCGCCGAGCAGTTGTGTATTCATGACAAACAACAGTGCAGCAACAATGAACATGCCATTGGCGACGATTTTCAAAAGCATATCTTTGGTTACAATCGATGCGTTACGCTTAATAGGCTGCTGTTTAAGCAAATGTTCTCTGGGAGGTTCAAGCCCTAAAGTCAGGGCCGGGGGACCGTCCATGATAATGTTCACCCATAATAACTGTAAGGTCGTGAATGGCATGGCATACCCCATAACTTCTGCCAAAATGACGGTAAGAAAGGCGACAACATTAACCGTTAGCTGGAACTGGATAAAACGCTGAAAGTTCTCATAAATCCCTCTTCCCCATTTAATCGCCTTGACGATTGTTGAGAAAGAGTCATCCAACAACACAATATCCGATGCTTCTTTGGACACTTCTGTACCTGCAATTCCCATGGCAACACCGACATCTGCTGCTTTTAAAGCAGGTGCGTCATTAATTCCGTCCCCTGTTACAACAACTGACGCATTAATCTCCTGTAAAAGCTTAACTACTCTCATCTTAGCCGTAGGATTTGACCTGGCAATAACCACAATCTTGGGAAGCTTGCTCTTTAATTCTTCGTCGCTCATGGCATCAATGTCTGTCACTTCCAAAACTAAAGAGTCTTCCTTGACAATTCCCAATTGAGTTGCAATAGCCCGGGCTGTGTTGATATTGTCTCCTGTCAA
This Desulfosporosinus orientis DSM 765 DNA region includes the following protein-coding sequences:
- the mscL gene encoding large-conductance mechanosensitive channel protein MscL; amino-acid sequence: MSFLKEFKEFATKGNVVDLAVGVIIGGAFGKIVSSLVADIIMPPIGLVVGGVKFTDIKLKLKDPVTDASGKVIQEAVTMNIGTFIQTTLDFLIIAAAIFLLVKLMNSLKRKKEEAPSPAVPSPEVELLTEIRDLLRKR
- a CDS encoding aminopeptidase — translated: MKDPRIEKLADSLINYSIALQPGEKILIEVTGPDIPLAQALVGYAYRAGGLPFVSTINHTLQRELLKEFSVEQAQAMTRWDLARMKEMQAYIGIRGGENVNEWADVPSECLKIYTSHYQKAVHSEQRVPHTRWCVLRYPNAAMAQLANTSIEGFEDFYFNVCNLDYSKMSVAMDPLKALMEKTDRVHIVGPGTDLEFSIKGMPAIKCDGHLNIPDGEIFSAPLKESVNGQISYNTPSLYQGFAYNNIVLNFEKGKIVKATANDTERIESVFNTDEGARFIGEFAIGVNPFISTPMKDTLFDEKIDGSFHFTPGSCYDECNNGNKSAVHWDLVCIQRADYGGGEMYFDGTLIRKDGRFVLPELEDLNPENLKS
- the map gene encoding type I methionyl aminopeptidase — its product is MVIIKTEKEIELMADAAKVLTACHRELRSLIRPGITSWEIDNFAEKFIRSHGATPEQKGYKGYPYATCASVNDEICHGFPTKEPLKEGDIVGIDMVVNLGGWLADSAWTYPVGKLSQDAERLLKVTKECLYLGIEAAVIGNRIGDVSHAIQSHAEAEGYSVVRDFMGHGIGKIMHEDLQVPHFGRPHRGERLREGMVFTIEPMINIGSYRLKIDSNHWTARTIDGSLSAQYEHTIAIGKDGPLVLTEQD
- a CDS encoding RluA family pseudouridine synthase, whose product is MNTPPALWEYRLGPDDSGQKYLSILLHKFHFSIKLLNRLKKGERVWVNGKFTYLTSRGKEGDLLSVELFPDEEATIKGEDLPLDILFEDEYLLAVNKPVGQVVHPNNRYPTQTLGNAVIGHWERRGENRLFRPIHRIDRNTSGVVVIAKNQFAHQQLAWQLERGHIHKRYHGFVQGVVAENEGTIDDSIGFAPNSFIKRQIDPNGISARTCFRVLHRYPTATFLEFILETGRTHQIRAHCEGFGHPLLGDDLYGGDTTFLTRHALHSSMYAFLHPATGLPIIIRAPFPKDLRDLLIHLKDFVTA